A part of Catharus ustulatus isolate bCatUst1 chromosome 8, bCatUst1.pri.v2, whole genome shotgun sequence genomic DNA contains:
- the GBF1 gene encoding Golgi-specific brefeldin A-resistance guanine nucleotide exchange factor 1 isoform X6, protein MRGIVRMVDKNIYIVQGEINAVVGAIKRNARWSTHTHLDEERDPLLHSFSHLKEVLNNTTELSEIEPNVFLRPFLEVIRSEDTTGPITGLALTSVNKFLSYALIDPSHEGTAEGMENMADAVTHARFVGTDHASDEVVLMKILQVLRTLLLTPVGAHLTNESVCEIMQSCFRICFEMRLSELLRKSAEHTLVDMVQLLFTRLPQFKEEPKSYMGTNMKKLKMRAGGMSESSKWKKQKRSPRPPRHVTKVSPGTEQSAGNTTNNTAAGVAFIDAPSPSSSGSSENVSSVVSPVTDSGLELSSQTTSKEDLTDLDQVTSLGLNAGAPSNEAKVTENQNHPELQNESLREEKVQSASVESIPEVLEECTSVAEHSDSASVHDMDYVNPRGVRFTQSSQKEGAALVPYGLPCIRELFRFLISLTNPHDRHNSEVMIHMGLQLLTVALESAPIANCQSLLGLVKEELCRHLFQLLSVERLNLYAASLRVCFLLFESMREHLKFQLEMYIKKLMEIITVENPKMPYEMKEMALEAIVQLWRIPSFVTELYINYDCDYYCANLFEELTKLLSKNAFPVSGQLYTVHLLSLEALLTVIDSTEAHCQASHHQEKEIVKPSPETINSTKETSNNTERGFNEGKSSSAVSEPAGACPPTSGCLMADQMKETCMELEGGSEAAEKSIPRKPTRFSCILPSPQELMQIKNKKKLLITGTEQFNQKPKKGIQFLQEKNLLATPIDNNEVARWLRENPRLDKKMIGEFVSDRKNIDLLESFVGTFSFQGLRLDEALRLYLEAFRLPGEAPVIQRLLEAFTEHWRKSNGSPFANSDACFALAYAVIMLNTDQHNHNVRKQNVPMTLEEFRKNLKGVNGGKDFEQDILEDMYHAIKNDEIVMPEEQTGLVKENYIWNVLLHRGATDEGIFLHVPPGSYDHDLFTMTWGPTIAALSYVFDKSLEETIIQKAISGFRKCAMISAHYGLSDVFDNLIISLCKFTALSSESIENLPTVFGSNPKAHIAAKTVFHLAHRHGDILREGWKNIMEAMLQLFRAELLPKAMVEVEDFVDPNGKIYLQREETPSSRGESTVLSFVSWLTLSGTEQSGMRGPSTETQEAKRAALECIKQCDPEKLITESKFLQLESLQELMKALISVTPDEETYDEEDAAFCLEMLLRIVLENRDRVTCVWQTVRDHLYHLCVHAVEFCFLVERAVVGLLRLAIRLLRRDEISAQVLLSLRILLMMKPNVLSRVSHEVAYGLHELLKTNAANIHSGDDWYTLFTLLECIGSGVKPPAALQVTARADNDTGAQSDSEVSSSYHPSDMSLDRGYTSDSEVYTDHGKPGKMHRSVTDVDVVNSGWLVVGKDDIDNSRSTAGLSRLGPSPLVNQYSLTVGLDLGPHDTKSLMKCVESLSFIVRDAAHVTPENFELCVKTIRIFVEASLNGGYKSQEKRGKSHRYDSKSSRLKKKPKESSTRRSRVLSQHQAHTHSDEDEDESIPASYHTVSLQLLDLMHTLHTRAAGIYSSWAEEQRHLETAARKITADSRTLWSNCWCPLLQGIAWLCCDARRQIRMQALTYLQRALLVHDLQALDALEWESCFNKVLFPLLTKLLENISPADVGGMEETRMRASTLLSKVFLQHLSPLLSLTTFAALWLTILDFMDKYMHAGSSDLLLEAIPESLKNMLLVMDTAGIFHSADSRTGYSDLWEITWERIDCFLPRLRDELFKQTVIQDPVPNIPVEQQHQKTVVSALPPSPVGDVRPSTYVAPSEKPCELGVSESERPTAPASPTISTSASPSFPASASTKSSPVTDIPPTTAQPPLILQPLASPLQVGVPPMTLPIILNPALIEATSPVPLLATPRPTDPMTSSEVN, encoded by the exons agcTATCTGAAATTGAACCTAATGTCTTTCTTCGGCCTTTTCTGGAAGTAATCCGTTCTGAAGACACTACAGGCCCCATAACTGGGTTGGCACTCACCTCTGTGAATAAGTTCCTCTCATATGCACTAATAG ATCCCAGCCAtgagggcacagcagaggggatggagaacATGGCAGATGCTGTCACTCACGCTCGATTTGTGGGCACAGATCATGCGAGCGATGAGGTTGTCTTGATGAAAATCCTACAG GTGTTGAGGACGCTGCTGCTCACCCCCGTGGGAGCCCACCTCACCAATGAATCGGTGTGTGAGATCATGCAGTCCTGCTTCCGCATATGCTTCGAAATGAGGCTCAGCG AGTTATTGAGAAAATCTGCAGAGCACACTCTGGTCGACATGGTGCAGCTGCTCTTCACAAG GTTGCCTCAGTTTAAAGAAGAGCCTAAAAGCTACATGGGAACGAACATGAAGAAG TTGAAAATGAGAGCTGGAGGAATGAGTGAATCatcaaaatggaaaaagcagaagagatcACCTAGGCCTCCTCGGCACGTAACTAAGGTCTCTCCTGGGACAGAACAGTCAGCAGGCAATACTACTAATAACACAG CAGCTGGAGTTGCTTTCATAGATGccccttctcccagctcctctggaagCTCAGAAAACGTTTCATCGGTGGTCAGCCCTGTCACAGACAGTGGGTTGGAGCTGTCCTCACAGACAACATCCAAGGAAGACCTGACAGATTTGGACCAAGTCACTTCTTTGGGACTTAATGCAGGAGCGCCTTCAAATGAGGCCAAAGTcactgaaaatcaaaatcaTCCTGAACTCCAG AACGAAAGTCTGAGGGAGGAGAAAGTCCAGTCAGCTTCTGTCGAGTCTATCCCTGAGGTCCTGGAGGAGTGCACATCTGTAGCAGAACATTCTGACTCTGCCTCAGTTCATGACATGGACTATGTAAATCCCCGGGGAGTACGTTTTACTCAGTCTTCCCAAAAAGAAG gAGCAGCTCTGGTCCCATATGGGTTGCCATGTATTAGAGAACTGTTCCGCTTTCTCATCTCGCTCACCAACCCTCATGACCGTCACAACTCTGAGGTGATGATCCACATGGGACTGCAGCTGCTCACTGTTGCCCTGGAGTCAGCACCCATTGCAAACTGTCAGTCCCTCTTGGGACTTGTGAAGGAGGAGTTGTGCCGACATCTATTTCAA CTACTGAGTGTTGAACGGCTCAATCTGTATGCAGCCTCCCTCAGGGtgtgctttcttctctttgagAGCATGAGAGAGCATCTGAAATTCCAGTTGGAG ATGTATATAAAGAAGCTGATGGAAATAATCACTGTGGAGAACCCAAAGATGCCCTATGAAATGAAGGAGATGGCTTTGGAAGCCATTGTTCAGCTGTGGAGGATTCCCAGTTTTGTGACTGAGCTGTACATTAACTACGACTGCGACTACTACTGTGCCAACCTCTTCGAGGAGCTCACCAAGCTGCTCTCCAAG AATGCCTTTCCAGTCTCTGGACAGCTGTACACTGTCCATCTGCTGTCTCTGGAAGCATTGCTGACAGTGATAGATAGCACTGAGGCACATTGCCAGGCCAGTCATCATCAAGAGAAGGAAATTGTCAAACCCAGCCCAGAAACCATCAACAGCACCAAAGAAACCAGCAATA ATACTGAGAGAGGATTCAATGAGGGAAAATCTTCCAGTGCAGTCTCAGAGCCAGCAGGGGCATGTCCTCCCACCAGTGGATGCCTTATGGCTGACCAGATGAAGGAGACCTGCATGGAATTGGAAGGAGGAAGTGAAGCAG CTGAGAAGAGTATCCCCAGGAAACCTACTCGATTTTCTTGTATCCTTCCAAGTCCTCAGGAACTTATGCAGATTAAGAACAAGAAGAAG ctcctgataACCGGCACAGAGCAGTTCAACCAAAAGCCAAAGAAAGGGATACAGtttctgcaggagaaaaatCTTCTTGCCACCCCTATTGACAACAATGAAGTGGCCAGGTGGTTACGGGAAAATCCTCGGCTGGACAAAAAGATGATTGGGGAATTTGTGAGTGACCGTAAGAACATAGACCTGCTGGAAAGCTTTGTTGG GACTTTCAGCTTCCAAGGTTTAAGGCTGGATGAAGCTTTACGACTTTATCTAGAGGCATTTAGATTACCAGGAGAGGCACCTGTAATTCAGAGACTGTTAGAAGCCTTCACAGAACATTGGAGG AAATCGAATGGGTCTCCGTTTGCTAATAGTGATGCCTGCTTTGCCCTGGCCTACGCAGTTATTATGCTGAACACTGACCAGCACAACCACAATGTCCGCAAGCAGAATGTCCCAATGACTCTGGAG GAGTTTCGGAAGAACCTGAAAGGTGTGAATGGAGGCAAGGACTTTGAACAGGACATCCTGGAAGACATGTATCATGCCATCAA AAATGATGAGATAGTGATGCCAGAAGAGCAGACGGGTCTGGTGAAGGAAAACTATATCTGGAATGTCCTGCTGCATCGTGGTGCCACTGATGAGGGAATATTTCTCCACGTGCCTCCTGGAAGCTATGACCATGACCTCTTCACCATGACATGGGGGCCCACCATTGCAGCACTTTCTTATGTTTTTGACAAGAGCTTAGAGGAAACAATAATCCAGAAGGCTATCTCTGGATTCAG GAAATGTGCAATGATTTCTGCTCACTATGGCCTTAGCGATGTGTTTGACAATCTTATAATTTCTCTCTGCAAGTTTACAGCTCTCAGCAGTGAG TCTATTGAGAACCTGCCCACTGTTTTTGGAAGTAATCCCAAGGCCCATATTGCAGCAAAGACAGTGTTTCACTTGGCCCATCGCCATGGTGACATTCTGCGAGAGGGCTGGAAAAACATCATGGAGGCCATGCTACAGCTTTTccgagcagagctgctgcccaaggCCATGGTGGAG GTTGAAGACTTTGTGGATCCTAATGGCAAAATCTATCTGCAGCGTGAGGAGACACCATCCAGCCG TGGTGAATCAACAGTACTGAGTTTTGTTAGCTGGCTTACCCTCAGTGGGACAGAGCAATCTGGTATGAGAGGGCCATCTACAGAAACACAGGAGGCAAAGCGAGCAGCTTTGGAATGCATAAAG cAATGTGATCCTGAGAAGTTGATCACAGAAAGCAAGTTTCTCCAACTTGAATCCCTCCAGGAGCTCATGAAG GCTCTAATCTCTGTGACTCCTGATGAGGAGACATATGATGAAGAAGATGCAGCCTTCTGCTTGGAAATGCTTCTGCGGATTGTTCTAGAGAATAG GGACCGTGTGACCTGTGTCTGGCAAACTGTCCGAGACCATCTTTATCATCTGTGTGTCCATGCAGTGGAGTTCTGCTTCTTGGTGGAGAGGGCAGTGGTGGGGCTGCTCAGACTGGCCATTCGGCTGCTCCGTCGAGATGAGATCAGTGCACAG GTTCTCCTCTCATTACGTATCTTACTTATGATGAAGCCAAATGTTCTGTCCAGAGTTAGCCATGAGGTTGCCTATGGCCTCCATGAGCTCCTGAAGACCAATGCTGCCAACATTCACTCTGGGGATGACTGGTACACGCTCTTCACCCTCCTGGAGTGCATTGGGTCTGGGGTGAAGCCGCCCGCAGCCCTGCAGGTTACAGCAAGGGCAGATAACGACACAG GTGCTCAGTCAGACAGTGAGGTGTCCTCCTCCTATCATCCAAGTGACATGAGCCTGGACCGCGGCTACACCTCTGACTCCGAGGTGTACACGGACCACGGGAAGCCAGGCAAGATGCATCGCTCCGTCACAGATGTGGACGTCGTGAACAGTGGCTGGCTTGTG gtggggaaaGATGACATCGACAACTCCAGAtccactgctgggctcagcaggcTGGGTCCGTCACCTCTCGTCAACCAGTACAGCCTGACggtggggctggatttgggccCACATGACACAAAGTCTCTCATGAAATGTGTCGAGTCTCTGTCCTTCATCGTGCGAGATGCTGCCCACGTTACACCTGAGAACTTTGAGCTCTGTGTCAAAACAATACGTATCTTTGTGGAGGCCAGCTTGAATGGGG GCTACAAGTCCCAggaaaagagggggaagagCCACAGGTATGATAGTAAATCCAGTcggttaaaaaaaaagccaaaagagaGTTCCACACGGCGATCCCGGGTCTTGAGCCAGCACCAGGCGCACACACACAGTGATGAGGACGAGGACGAGAGCATCCCTGCCAGCTACCACACTGTGTCTTTACAG CTCCTGGACCTCATGCACACCTTGCACACGCGAGCAGCTGGCATCTACAGCTCCTGGGCGGAGGAGCAGCGACACCTGGAGACAGCGGCCAGGAAAATCACGGCGGATTCCCGAACATTGTGGTCCAACTGCTGGTGTCCTTTGCTACAGG GTattgcctggctgtgctgtgatgcCCGGCGCCAGATACGGATGCAAGCACTCACTTACTTGCAGCGGGCCCTCCTGGTACATGACCTGCAGGCCCTGGATGCCCTGGAATGGGAGTCCTGCTTCAACAAG GTATTGTTCCCTCTGCTAACCAAGCTACTCGAGAACATCAGCCCAGCTGATGTTGGTGGGATGGAAGAAACTAGGATGAGAGCCTCAACACTACTCTCCAAG GTGTTCCTACAGCATCTCTCCCCACTGCTCTCACTGACCACCTTTGCTGCCCTGTGGCTCACAATCCTGGACTTTATGGACAAATACATGCATGCTGGCTCCAGTGACTTACTG CTGGAGGCCATTCCAGAGTCTCTGAAGAATATGCTCCTTGTAATGGATACAGCTGGGATATTTCACAGTGCTGACTCACGAACAGGATACTCGGATCTCTGGGAGATCACCTGGGAGCGCATTGACTGTTTCTTACCTCGGCTACGGGATGAGCTCTTCAAACAGACAGTCATCCAAG ATCCAGTTCCCAACATACcagtggagcagcagcatcagaaaACAGTAGTGTCTGCCCTGCCCCCTTCTCCTGTAGGGGATGTGAGACCATCCACCTATGTGGCTCCTTCAGAGAAACCTTGTGAACTGGGTGTCAGTG AGTCTGAGAGACCCACTGCACCTGCCTCACCCACCATCAGCacctctgcctctccttccttcccagcatCAGCTTCAACAAAGTCAAGTCCAGTTACAGACATACCTCCTACGACAGCACAGCCACCGCTCATCCTGCAGCCTCTTGCCTCTCCGCTGCAGGTCGGGGTGCCACCTATGACTCTTCCAATCATTCTCAACCCAGCCCTAATTGAAGCCACCTCTCCTGTTCCCCTCTTAGCTACTCCACGGCCCACTGACCCTATGACAAGCTCTGAAG
- the GBF1 gene encoding Golgi-specific brefeldin A-resistance guanine nucleotide exchange factor 1 isoform X3 — MRGIVRMVDKNIYIVQGEINAVVGAIKRNARWSTHTHLDEERDPLLHSFSHLKEVLNNTTELSEIEPNVFLRPFLEVIRSEDTTGPITGLALTSVNKFLSYALIDPSHEGTAEGMENMADAVTHARFVGTDHASDEVVLMKILQVLRTLLLTPVGAHLTNESVCEIMQSCFRICFEMRLSELLRKSAEHTLVDMVQLLFTRLPQFKEEPKSYMGTNMKKAYSILWKNKRVQLKMRAGGMSESSKWKKQKRSPRPPRHVTKVSPGTEQSAGNTTNNTAAGVAFIDAPSPSSSGSSENVSSVVSPVTDSGLELSSQTTSKEDLTDLDQVTSLGLNAGAPSNEAKVTENQNHPELQNESLREEKVQSASVESIPEVLEECTSVAEHSDSASVHDMDYVNPRGVRFTQSSQKEGAALVPYGLPCIRELFRFLISLTNPHDRHNSEVMIHMGLQLLTVALESAPIANCQSLLGLVKEELCRHLFQLLSVERLNLYAASLRVCFLLFESMREHLKFQLEMYIKKLMEIITVENPKMPYEMKEMALEAIVQLWRIPSFVTELYINYDCDYYCANLFEELTKLLSKNAFPVSGQLYTVHLLSLEALLTVIDSTEAHCQASHHQEKEIVKPSPETINSTKETSNNTERGFNEGKSSSAVSEPAGACPPTSGCLMADQMKETCMELEGGSEAAEKSIPRKPTRFSCILPSPQELMQIKNKKKLLITGTEQFNQKPKKGIQFLQEKNLLATPIDNNEVARWLRENPRLDKKMIGEFVSDRKNIDLLESFVGTFSFQGLRLDEALRLYLEAFRLPGEAPVIQRLLEAFTEHWRKSNGSPFANSDACFALAYAVIMLNTDQHNHNVRKQNVPMTLEEFRKNLKGVNGGKDFEQDILEDMYHAIKNDEIVMPEEQTGLVKENYIWNVLLHRGATDEGIFLHVPPGSYDHDLFTMTWGPTIAALSYVFDKSLEETIIQKAISGFRKCAMISAHYGLSDVFDNLIISLCKFTALSSESIENLPTVFGSNPKAHIAAKTVFHLAHRHGDILREGWKNIMEAMLQLFRAELLPKAMVEVEDFVDPNGKIYLQREETPSSRGESTVLSFVSWLTLSGTEQSGMRGPSTETQEAKRAALECIKQCDPEKLITESKFLQLESLQELMKALISVTPDEETYDEEDAAFCLEMLLRIVLENRDRVTCVWQTVRDHLYHLCVHAVEFCFLVERAVVGLLRLAIRLLRRDEISAQVLLSLRILLMMKPNVLSRVSHEVAYGLHELLKTNAANIHSGDDWYTLFTLLECIGSGVKPPAALQVTARADNDTGAQSDSEVSSSYHPSDMSLDRGYTSDSEVYTDHGKPGKMHRSVTDVDVVNSGWLVVGKDDIDNSRSTAGLSRLGPSPLVNQYSLTVGLDLGPHDTKSLMKCVESLSFIVRDAAHVTPENFELCVKTIRIFVEASLNGGYKSQEKRGKSHRYDSKSSRLKKKPKESSTRRSRVLSQHQAHTHSDEDEDESIPASYHTVSLQVSQDLLDLMHTLHTRAAGIYSSWAEEQRHLETAARKITADSRTLWSNCWCPLLQGIAWLCCDARRQIRMQALTYLQRALLVHDLQALDALEWESCFNKVLFPLLTKLLENISPADVGGMEETRMRASTLLSKVFLQHLSPLLSLTTFAALWLTILDFMDKYMHAGSSDLLLEAIPESLKNMLLVMDTAGIFHSADSRTGYSDLWEITWERIDCFLPRLRDELFKQTVIQDPVPNIPVEQQHQKTVVSALPPSPVGDVRPSTYVAPSEKPCELGVSESERPTAPASPTISTSASPSFPASASTKSSPVTDIPPTTAQPPLILQPLASPLQVGVPPMTLPIILNPALIEATSPVPLLATPRPTDPMTSSEVN, encoded by the exons agcTATCTGAAATTGAACCTAATGTCTTTCTTCGGCCTTTTCTGGAAGTAATCCGTTCTGAAGACACTACAGGCCCCATAACTGGGTTGGCACTCACCTCTGTGAATAAGTTCCTCTCATATGCACTAATAG ATCCCAGCCAtgagggcacagcagaggggatggagaacATGGCAGATGCTGTCACTCACGCTCGATTTGTGGGCACAGATCATGCGAGCGATGAGGTTGTCTTGATGAAAATCCTACAG GTGTTGAGGACGCTGCTGCTCACCCCCGTGGGAGCCCACCTCACCAATGAATCGGTGTGTGAGATCATGCAGTCCTGCTTCCGCATATGCTTCGAAATGAGGCTCAGCG AGTTATTGAGAAAATCTGCAGAGCACACTCTGGTCGACATGGTGCAGCTGCTCTTCACAAG GTTGCCTCAGTTTAAAGAAGAGCCTAAAAGCTACATGGGAACGAACATGAAGAAG GCTTACAGTATCTTGTGGAAAAACAAACGAGTACAG TTGAAAATGAGAGCTGGAGGAATGAGTGAATCatcaaaatggaaaaagcagaagagatcACCTAGGCCTCCTCGGCACGTAACTAAGGTCTCTCCTGGGACAGAACAGTCAGCAGGCAATACTACTAATAACACAG CAGCTGGAGTTGCTTTCATAGATGccccttctcccagctcctctggaagCTCAGAAAACGTTTCATCGGTGGTCAGCCCTGTCACAGACAGTGGGTTGGAGCTGTCCTCACAGACAACATCCAAGGAAGACCTGACAGATTTGGACCAAGTCACTTCTTTGGGACTTAATGCAGGAGCGCCTTCAAATGAGGCCAAAGTcactgaaaatcaaaatcaTCCTGAACTCCAG AACGAAAGTCTGAGGGAGGAGAAAGTCCAGTCAGCTTCTGTCGAGTCTATCCCTGAGGTCCTGGAGGAGTGCACATCTGTAGCAGAACATTCTGACTCTGCCTCAGTTCATGACATGGACTATGTAAATCCCCGGGGAGTACGTTTTACTCAGTCTTCCCAAAAAGAAG gAGCAGCTCTGGTCCCATATGGGTTGCCATGTATTAGAGAACTGTTCCGCTTTCTCATCTCGCTCACCAACCCTCATGACCGTCACAACTCTGAGGTGATGATCCACATGGGACTGCAGCTGCTCACTGTTGCCCTGGAGTCAGCACCCATTGCAAACTGTCAGTCCCTCTTGGGACTTGTGAAGGAGGAGTTGTGCCGACATCTATTTCAA CTACTGAGTGTTGAACGGCTCAATCTGTATGCAGCCTCCCTCAGGGtgtgctttcttctctttgagAGCATGAGAGAGCATCTGAAATTCCAGTTGGAG ATGTATATAAAGAAGCTGATGGAAATAATCACTGTGGAGAACCCAAAGATGCCCTATGAAATGAAGGAGATGGCTTTGGAAGCCATTGTTCAGCTGTGGAGGATTCCCAGTTTTGTGACTGAGCTGTACATTAACTACGACTGCGACTACTACTGTGCCAACCTCTTCGAGGAGCTCACCAAGCTGCTCTCCAAG AATGCCTTTCCAGTCTCTGGACAGCTGTACACTGTCCATCTGCTGTCTCTGGAAGCATTGCTGACAGTGATAGATAGCACTGAGGCACATTGCCAGGCCAGTCATCATCAAGAGAAGGAAATTGTCAAACCCAGCCCAGAAACCATCAACAGCACCAAAGAAACCAGCAATA ATACTGAGAGAGGATTCAATGAGGGAAAATCTTCCAGTGCAGTCTCAGAGCCAGCAGGGGCATGTCCTCCCACCAGTGGATGCCTTATGGCTGACCAGATGAAGGAGACCTGCATGGAATTGGAAGGAGGAAGTGAAGCAG CTGAGAAGAGTATCCCCAGGAAACCTACTCGATTTTCTTGTATCCTTCCAAGTCCTCAGGAACTTATGCAGATTAAGAACAAGAAGAAG ctcctgataACCGGCACAGAGCAGTTCAACCAAAAGCCAAAGAAAGGGATACAGtttctgcaggagaaaaatCTTCTTGCCACCCCTATTGACAACAATGAAGTGGCCAGGTGGTTACGGGAAAATCCTCGGCTGGACAAAAAGATGATTGGGGAATTTGTGAGTGACCGTAAGAACATAGACCTGCTGGAAAGCTTTGTTGG GACTTTCAGCTTCCAAGGTTTAAGGCTGGATGAAGCTTTACGACTTTATCTAGAGGCATTTAGATTACCAGGAGAGGCACCTGTAATTCAGAGACTGTTAGAAGCCTTCACAGAACATTGGAGG AAATCGAATGGGTCTCCGTTTGCTAATAGTGATGCCTGCTTTGCCCTGGCCTACGCAGTTATTATGCTGAACACTGACCAGCACAACCACAATGTCCGCAAGCAGAATGTCCCAATGACTCTGGAG GAGTTTCGGAAGAACCTGAAAGGTGTGAATGGAGGCAAGGACTTTGAACAGGACATCCTGGAAGACATGTATCATGCCATCAA AAATGATGAGATAGTGATGCCAGAAGAGCAGACGGGTCTGGTGAAGGAAAACTATATCTGGAATGTCCTGCTGCATCGTGGTGCCACTGATGAGGGAATATTTCTCCACGTGCCTCCTGGAAGCTATGACCATGACCTCTTCACCATGACATGGGGGCCCACCATTGCAGCACTTTCTTATGTTTTTGACAAGAGCTTAGAGGAAACAATAATCCAGAAGGCTATCTCTGGATTCAG GAAATGTGCAATGATTTCTGCTCACTATGGCCTTAGCGATGTGTTTGACAATCTTATAATTTCTCTCTGCAAGTTTACAGCTCTCAGCAGTGAG TCTATTGAGAACCTGCCCACTGTTTTTGGAAGTAATCCCAAGGCCCATATTGCAGCAAAGACAGTGTTTCACTTGGCCCATCGCCATGGTGACATTCTGCGAGAGGGCTGGAAAAACATCATGGAGGCCATGCTACAGCTTTTccgagcagagctgctgcccaaggCCATGGTGGAG GTTGAAGACTTTGTGGATCCTAATGGCAAAATCTATCTGCAGCGTGAGGAGACACCATCCAGCCG TGGTGAATCAACAGTACTGAGTTTTGTTAGCTGGCTTACCCTCAGTGGGACAGAGCAATCTGGTATGAGAGGGCCATCTACAGAAACACAGGAGGCAAAGCGAGCAGCTTTGGAATGCATAAAG cAATGTGATCCTGAGAAGTTGATCACAGAAAGCAAGTTTCTCCAACTTGAATCCCTCCAGGAGCTCATGAAG GCTCTAATCTCTGTGACTCCTGATGAGGAGACATATGATGAAGAAGATGCAGCCTTCTGCTTGGAAATGCTTCTGCGGATTGTTCTAGAGAATAG GGACCGTGTGACCTGTGTCTGGCAAACTGTCCGAGACCATCTTTATCATCTGTGTGTCCATGCAGTGGAGTTCTGCTTCTTGGTGGAGAGGGCAGTGGTGGGGCTGCTCAGACTGGCCATTCGGCTGCTCCGTCGAGATGAGATCAGTGCACAG GTTCTCCTCTCATTACGTATCTTACTTATGATGAAGCCAAATGTTCTGTCCAGAGTTAGCCATGAGGTTGCCTATGGCCTCCATGAGCTCCTGAAGACCAATGCTGCCAACATTCACTCTGGGGATGACTGGTACACGCTCTTCACCCTCCTGGAGTGCATTGGGTCTGGGGTGAAGCCGCCCGCAGCCCTGCAGGTTACAGCAAGGGCAGATAACGACACAG GTGCTCAGTCAGACAGTGAGGTGTCCTCCTCCTATCATCCAAGTGACATGAGCCTGGACCGCGGCTACACCTCTGACTCCGAGGTGTACACGGACCACGGGAAGCCAGGCAAGATGCATCGCTCCGTCACAGATGTGGACGTCGTGAACAGTGGCTGGCTTGTG gtggggaaaGATGACATCGACAACTCCAGAtccactgctgggctcagcaggcTGGGTCCGTCACCTCTCGTCAACCAGTACAGCCTGACggtggggctggatttgggccCACATGACACAAAGTCTCTCATGAAATGTGTCGAGTCTCTGTCCTTCATCGTGCGAGATGCTGCCCACGTTACACCTGAGAACTTTGAGCTCTGTGTCAAAACAATACGTATCTTTGTGGAGGCCAGCTTGAATGGGG GCTACAAGTCCCAggaaaagagggggaagagCCACAGGTATGATAGTAAATCCAGTcggttaaaaaaaaagccaaaagagaGTTCCACACGGCGATCCCGGGTCTTGAGCCAGCACCAGGCGCACACACACAGTGATGAGGACGAGGACGAGAGCATCCCTGCCAGCTACCACACTGTGTCTTTACAGGTTAGTCAGGAC CTCCTGGACCTCATGCACACCTTGCACACGCGAGCAGCTGGCATCTACAGCTCCTGGGCGGAGGAGCAGCGACACCTGGAGACAGCGGCCAGGAAAATCACGGCGGATTCCCGAACATTGTGGTCCAACTGCTGGTGTCCTTTGCTACAGG GTattgcctggctgtgctgtgatgcCCGGCGCCAGATACGGATGCAAGCACTCACTTACTTGCAGCGGGCCCTCCTGGTACATGACCTGCAGGCCCTGGATGCCCTGGAATGGGAGTCCTGCTTCAACAAG GTATTGTTCCCTCTGCTAACCAAGCTACTCGAGAACATCAGCCCAGCTGATGTTGGTGGGATGGAAGAAACTAGGATGAGAGCCTCAACACTACTCTCCAAG GTGTTCCTACAGCATCTCTCCCCACTGCTCTCACTGACCACCTTTGCTGCCCTGTGGCTCACAATCCTGGACTTTATGGACAAATACATGCATGCTGGCTCCAGTGACTTACTG CTGGAGGCCATTCCAGAGTCTCTGAAGAATATGCTCCTTGTAATGGATACAGCTGGGATATTTCACAGTGCTGACTCACGAACAGGATACTCGGATCTCTGGGAGATCACCTGGGAGCGCATTGACTGTTTCTTACCTCGGCTACGGGATGAGCTCTTCAAACAGACAGTCATCCAAG ATCCAGTTCCCAACATACcagtggagcagcagcatcagaaaACAGTAGTGTCTGCCCTGCCCCCTTCTCCTGTAGGGGATGTGAGACCATCCACCTATGTGGCTCCTTCAGAGAAACCTTGTGAACTGGGTGTCAGTG AGTCTGAGAGACCCACTGCACCTGCCTCACCCACCATCAGCacctctgcctctccttccttcccagcatCAGCTTCAACAAAGTCAAGTCCAGTTACAGACATACCTCCTACGACAGCACAGCCACCGCTCATCCTGCAGCCTCTTGCCTCTCCGCTGCAGGTCGGGGTGCCACCTATGACTCTTCCAATCATTCTCAACCCAGCCCTAATTGAAGCCACCTCTCCTGTTCCCCTCTTAGCTACTCCACGGCCCACTGACCCTATGACAAGCTCTGAAG